The Aedes albopictus strain Foshan chromosome 2, AalbF5, whole genome shotgun sequence region ATGAACGTTCCTTGTTGACCATTGAAGGGGGCGTCCACTTGGCGACGATTTGGCAGACGTACCGGACGGATGTTGTCGGTAAAGCTCACTGGCATCGGTAGAACAGCCAAGGCGACGTCGAAGTTTTCTGTACCTTCCAGATAACCGCTGTGTACAATGAACTGTGTTACGGTCATTCTGACTTGTCCAGGGGCGACAGGGTCGTTCAGCTCAAGACCACCTAGCACGGCAACAGCACTCTGAATTCTGAACAAGAAAACAGTGATATTCTAGTGAAACCAGCAAGTTCTGTATTAACTCAGCATTACCCATTGACACAACTGGCTGAAGTGAGCACGAAACGAGTCGATAGCAGAGACCCGGCGCACTGGTTTGAGAGTAAGATGTTGATCCGAGTTATCAATCCAACGGCGTATGGAAACTGGCCAAGTTCAGCGGGCGAACCTCCGACGACTCGTTGTTCTGGTAGGACCGAGGCCGAGACGGCGGCCACAAAGCAAACTAAAGTTATTACGGACTTCATACCTAAGCTGGTGACTAGTGTGAACTGAATGTGACTATCGCTTCCAGTAGAACTATTTAAGGCCCCCGGGTAGCAATAAATCAAGATTAGGATTAGGTGGTAACATGGGAAAACTAGCTTTAACTGATATGTTGATATAGTTGGAAGTTGACATAGTTTTGGTAGTTGATAAAATTATAAATTGATAAGAAGCTGTAATCAAAATATTACCGCATAGTGTTTATTGATAGTTTTGGACTATCTCGTCAACTCAACCATTTTGATATTTCTATAAACACATCGACGCCTTAATAATAATTCTGAACGTGATTAAATCCCATTTAAAGTCATATTTAACATGTCCCCAGTATACGGTACCCCCTGTATTCTTACCTTCCCACGCAATTGACGCTTATCACCATTACCAGCACAATTTTGTGTTCAAAATTATCTGCTTTTTCTAGAAAAGATAAGTTAAAACACGCCAGAGTTCAAGCAATATGACGCAAGAAAATATTCATCCTAAAGCATCATCTCTTTCATCGAACTATGACTACGGCGCATGGATGTAAGTTTGAACTGCTCCGCTACTCCACTGATGCCAAACTAAAAGATAATAGGTCACTTATTTGTGCCTTTCCATCCCTTCACAAACGCAACAAGTTATTTATAGAAGTTCTTTGCGAAAACCTTCCCGAAAACACCTGTTCGTTTGCGAATTCAACTCTATAACTTGATTATCTGGGCCCTCTCGGTCAGATTAGCACCTTCACTCCGCAATTGGCGCACTGGCTGATAAGCTTCCGCCTTTCCCGTAAATCCTTTAAATATCGGCCCCCATGCGTGCCGATCGTTTAGTTTTCATCGGTTCAGTCGAGAAACATGAAATTCCTGGCAGTGCTCGCTCTTGTCGTGGTTGCCGTTTCGGCTTCCGCAATCCCCCAGCGTGAGGAGCGCGTCATCGGAGGTTCCATTGCCTCGGCCGGCGAGTTCCCGTACTCCGTTGGTCTGATCACCCGCATCAACATCCTGCTGTCCGGACAATGCTCTGGCTCGCTGATCTCGTCCCGTTTCATCCTGACTTCGGCTAGCTGCGTCAGTGGGTAAGAGTTGTGGTTTTACAAGAAGGTCGACGTGATTCAAAAAGTGGAGTTACCAACGTGTTCACAGTTCGACATTTCAAGCAACAATTTTGTGTAAAATTTGTTTCAAACGGTTCAAATGGTGGTTAttaaaaccattccaaaaccaagCTGATTTATGTTGTTGCTCTCTGGATCTCCAGTGAAGAAGCAATATTGCTTGTCGATGATCTTTGCAACTTCGAACTTGTCAGTTTCTAAATTCTTGAATCACTGCTGACCAGCGTACTGCTTCCTGAAAACGGAACTTCATTCATAAACATAAATTCTTTCGTAGAATCCAGAGTGCCGTTGCCGTTATGGGAGGTCTTCGCATCAACGATTCCACCGAGCCAGGCCAGGTGCGCATGACTGTCAACGAATTCATTGTCCACTCCGGCTATGAGGAGGGTATGGAGAACTTCGATGTTGCCTTGGCCGTTCTGCCATCGCCAGTTACCTTCAGCGACAACATTCGTCCAGTGCGCCTGCCAAACCGTCGCCAGGTGGATGCCACTTTCAACGGACAGCAGGGTACCTTCATTGGATGGGGACGCTTCGGAGACGGAACTAGCAACTCCGATGTGCTGCGTTTCGGTCGTTCCCAGGTCATCACCAATCTGGCTTGCCGTCTGAGTCTGCCGACCAACACCATCTTGGACGAACACATCTGCACGACAGGTATGGATCTTGCTGCCAATACCGGATCGCCATGCCAGGGAGACAGCGGAGCCCCATTGACCGTCACTGACGCCGACGGAATCACCACCCAGGTTGGTGTGTTCTCGTTCCACTCGATCTTGGGTTGCGACAGTGGCCGTGCCGCTGTCTTCACTCGCATGTCTGCCTACCTCAACTGGATCGACCAGAACTCGGATGTCGAAATTGCAGATGACTTCTAAATTATCCATTAATGAGTATATATTGTGATCTTCAGAATTAGTCAAAATATATGTGTCGTTATCTAATGTTTATTTGGTCGTGTTTAACTTCTGTTCTAGAGTCAGAGTCAGGTCGATGAGGTGATTGCAATTATCAAACAGcaataaaagttatctttattgTACGTCTCCAAAACAGCTACCTGGGTGTTTCCCAGTGACGTAAGTAGTTACTCTGATTGGATTAGGGTGGTgtgattgaaagatttttttttttatttttttttacttattcgtttatttggaaggctcgggcgccacatgggcataactgagccgaaatcttttgtttttacattggttttacattttacaatttattactaccttaatactatgttagttttgggaagccgaagtactcgcggctgattcgaggttaaggattgagaaaaaaaaataaaataaaattgggaaggagggatgtaAGGTTCTTAaattaaattatttgctaacttatactaaaaacattgatgggacaaattgtccatatctgtaacggaaccaaaaagaaagaactttatcggtagacaacgacaagaagaggacaaccggaaggggggggggcgacgacagacaggggcgaacaacaaaaccaaaagacggacaacgaaaacaagatcGTACTACATTaaattctgacatcaacacgtttcaaaaactggtaaatcaggttcatgtattccaaatcaagtcctgccaacacttctctaacgggtttctgttgttttcctcggacccggagaatttcatgcagctcagatctgacctcacgatactcattgcatccccacacgacatgttcgatatcctggtaagccacgccacagacacagagattgctttctgagagcccaatacggaaggtatgtgcgttcaaacaaatagtggttggacatcagccgacacattacacgaatgaaatcgcggcttaaatccaaccctttgaaccatggcttcttcgacacctgtggaatgatggagtgcaaccatctacccatctctccatctctccatttgtgttgccagctgatcaaggtctcctgacgggccaatgcaaaaaattcgtcgaaggcgatttgacgctcgtaaatatcgccttcgttagcgcccaccttagccagagagtccgctttctcattgcccgggattgagcaatgtgaagggacccaagctatggtgatgatgtatgagcgtttggacaaagcactcaagacttggcgtattcctttcaggaagtacgctgagtgcttcatcggtttcattgaccgaacagcctccagagagcttagactgtcggtaaaaatgaagtagtgctcaggtggaagagtgcgaatgtactctaaggtgtagtatatagccgctagctcagcaatgtataccgaacatggcttttgaagcatgtaggtggcgctttgaaattcgttgtagacaccgaaaccactcgaatcatcggttttcgaaccgtctgtgaagaactgtctgtccccgctaacatgcccgaacttacttgcaaaaatttgtggaatacacacggaacgaaaagattctggtattccggtgatctcatccttcatggacagatcaagatctacagagcaactgtcgaagtttgagaagttgtcacgattggtgttaaccggagatgggcttacctccagcgtcatgtaccagtagtacacactcataaaacgagtttgagggttctgttcgagcagcttttcgaaattttctatgaccaatggattcacaacctcgcatcggatgagggatcggaacgataactccgcaaagcggtctgtcagaggctgtacaccagcgagtacctctaaactcatagtgtgagttgagttcatgcaacctaacgcgatccgaagacaacggtactgaacccgttgaagcttcagcaagtgtgttttcgccgcggattgaaaacaaaagctaccgtattctaaaaccgacagaatggttgtttggtacagcctgatcagatcttccggatgtgctccccaccatgttccggtaatagttcgcataaagttgattcgcttttggcatttctgtatcagatacacaatgtgctttccccaggtgcatttggagtcgaaccagacgccgagatattgagaagacatgctatgagtgattgtcttacccatcagaacgagcggaaactttgccggtttgtgttttttagaaaagacaaccatctcagttttctccggagagaattggcttctttagcggtgttgagacaattccatattctgaatctgcatgcgaaactgagccgaaatccaaattttcatgaattttggtgcccgggaacctatttgaaaatcaatttgaagtttgtatgggagcgatttgtcgaatcacccctcgtcgtattttgtactgggtggagctgtcatacagttacccagctgtcaaaaggtgatttcaaaaaatctctttgaaattgattttaggtgtcaaaataaagttctaaaaatctgaaaaaaatcatagtgactcagaaaaaggtgctctttcgtataaaagaaaaaaatcgatacatttttcttaatttaaaaacccaattcgataccc contains the following coding sequences:
- the LOC109432166 gene encoding collagenase-like — translated: MKSVITLVCFVAAVSASVLPEQRVVGGSPAELGQFPYAVGLITRINILLSNQCAGSLLSTRFVLTSASCVNGIQSAVAVLGGLELNDPVAPGQVRMTVTQFIVHSGYLEGTENFDVALAVLPMPVSFTDNIRPVRLPNRRQVDAPFNGQQGTFMGWGRFGSGNSNSAVLRFGRSQVMTNVACRVNLPTNSILDQHICTEGFNSAAGRGSPCPGDTGAPLTIVDADGVTTQVGVFSFNSVLGCESGRAAVFTRMSAYLSWIAENSDVEIRDGFDKVLF
- the LOC109409757 gene encoding collagenase translates to MKFLAVLALVVVAVSASAIPQREERVIGGSIASAGEFPYSVGLITRINILLSGQCSGSLISSRFILTSASCVSGIQSAVAVMGGLRINDSTEPGQVRMTVNEFIVHSGYEEGMENFDVALAVLPSPVTFSDNIRPVRLPNRRQVDATFNGQQGTFIGWGRFGDGTSNSDVLRFGRSQVITNLACRLSLPTNTILDEHICTTGMDLAANTGSPCQGDSGAPLTVTDADGITTQVGVFSFHSILGCDSGRAAVFTRMSAYLNWIDQNSDVEIADDF